A segment of the Colletotrichum destructivum chromosome 3, complete sequence genome:
CCCCACCGCAGTGAAAGAACACACAAAGAGTCCACTAAGATGTGTGACAAGAGACTCTCTCTTAGatgaggaggccgccgacgaagccggcggcggctacgccGAGGCTGAGGAGACCCCAGCGCACGTCGCCGCGGGCCTCGATGCCGGCGCTGGGCTGGGTCGtggacgatgccgagggcgtgCCCGAGGCGGAGCTGGGGCTGCCGGTCGCTGCGGAGCCgagggtgccgccgccggtggcgcTGGGCGCGACGTTGGcctgcgcggcggcggcagcctggGCGTACTGCTCGATGGTGCGTTGGCCGCTGGACCTGTGTTGCGTAACGATATCAGCATGTGGGTTTCCAAAGAGACGGGAAGAGACAGGCAGAAACAGACACGGATAGacggagagaaagagagaaaagggggaaagaCTCACGGAGGGTTGATCACGCCGACCATGCCGCCCTGGCAGTGCTGGCCCGTGGCGCAGTAGTACCACTTGGGGTTCGAGTCGGTGACCTTGACGGTGaagacctcggcgccgacgcccgaGGCGACCTGGACAGGGCCGCTGAAGAAGCCCGTcgcggtgccgttggcgagcGGTTGGCAGGGGGAGTCGAAGGCGGACTGGGCGACGGAGTGGGCGCGCGGGTAGAAGTGGaactcgacgacgtcgccgacggccgccgtgAGGGAGTTGGGCTCGAAGgtgaggccgccgtcgccgaccttgacgacgtggacgccggcgatgcctgaggaagaagaggcggttgcggaggcggtcgacgacgaggaggaggagtcgcCGCCCGAACCGTActgggcgatgacggcggggatgatggcggcgaggagggttGAGGAGTGCATGTTGGCTGGTGTGACGATGAAGGGAGTTGGTTGTGAATATACTAGTTGTTTGGTAGAGAGACACGAGTCTGGAGGGTGAAAGAAGGTCAGTGGTTTAGTTGTTGAAGTGGCTGGGTTGATGATGAAACTAAACCACCGCTCTTACGGGACGGACGACGTGCTCTTATACATATCGTAACCTCTATCCAGGGACAAGCTCCAGGGACAAGCCCCCAGGAGCATCAAGAAACAACAAGACCCTCAAACTGGACCCCCGTCCCCTTGGAACATCCCAAGAGCTTGCAcgcgccgcctcccctccccttcaccCCTTTCGTCTTCCAGCGCCACAAACGTCCCAGGCAACAGTTTGATACCGCCAGCCAAACGATCGATGACCAGGATGTCGTTCCAAACGAAAGACGGAAAACAGGGGGTACCGCAGAAAGtaacagcagcagaagcagagtagcaacggcggcggcctccccGCGGTCCTCCGGAAGCAAATTGAACCCCTGCTTGCTTGGCTTCcttagagagagagagagagagagagaaggttACGAGAAacagagaaagaaggggaaaaaaaggtgACATAATGTGACCGAGAAATAAGCTCCGCCCCGCGTGGAATGGGGAGTCTTTCCATTGTtccacccccccccatctCGCTACAACGCGCCGGGGGCATCTGACATCCGAGGCAGGACAGGAATGACGCGCAGAGCCAAGCCTCTGGATTCAACCCACACCACCCAAGACGCATGCTGACCCCCCAGGGGCGGTAGTCTAATTCGAGTCCAAGCTTGGTCCCTGGTTGAGTTGCGCCGTTCGATGGGCGCGAGGCGAGGCGCGGCATCGACGCTGACtgagtgggagagagagagagagagagagagagagcagagCATTAGACTGACACACTAGGCCTCAGCCAGTTAGTCGGTCGACAGGATGGGGAGACAAGCCACGGGGACACGGCGTCTGGCATTCCACGCCAACGATTCCAAGTGTGTCGCCGTGGTTTCCCGTCAGAGTCCAAAGGGACC
Coding sequences within it:
- a CDS encoding Putative cupredoxin, yielding MHSSTLLAAIIPAVIAQYGSGGDSSSSSSTASATASSSSGIAGVHVVKVGDGGLTFEPNSLTAAVGDVVEFHFYPRAHSVAQSAFDSPCQPLANGTATGFFSGPVQVASGVGAEVFTVKVTDSNPKWYYCATGQHCQGGMVGVINPPSSGQRTIEQYAQAAAAAQANVAPSATGGGTLGSAATGSPSSASGTPSASSTTQPSAGIEARGDVRWGLLSLGVAAAGFVGGLLI